TTGCATTTCTAATGATCATTTCCTGTTCGGTACATGCCCAGAAGATCCGGGTTCCTTTTGCCGTTCCTGATAAGATCGAGTCAGGTGATCCATCATCTATAAAGCTTGGCAGTTATCTGGGAGGACGGATAGATGCCTGCATCGAATCGCGAGTGAAAGGACAGGATGTGAATCATCTGGTGATCCCGTTTTTCAACAAAACAGAAACACGGCGCTGGCAAAGCGAATTCTGGGGTAAATGGATGCTTGGTGCAGTTTTGTCCTATCGTTATACTCATGATCCGGTATTGCTCGATTCAATAACAACTTCGGTGAACAAATTATTGGCTTCCCAACTACCGAACGGATATATCGGGAATTATTCAGAAGAGGCCCAGCTGAAGGAATGGGATGTTTGGGGCCGTAAATATTCCTTGCTTGGGTTGTTGTCTTATTATGATCTGACGGGAGATAAAAAGGTACTGGATGCCTGCCGCAGGGCTGCCGACCATTTGTTGGGCCAAGTGGGGCCGGGCAAATTAAATATCGTGACTACCGGAAATTATCATGGTATGGCCAGCAGCAGCATACTGGAACCTATCATATATTTATATCAACGGACAGGAGAAGTACGTTATCTGGATTTCGCCAAATACATTGTCGATCAGTGGGAAACCGAAGCAGGGCCGCGCCTGATCAGTAAGGCAGAATTGGGAATACCCGTTGCGGACCGCTTTCCGCATCCTAAAACCATACAGAAATCATGGTTCAGTCCGTTTAACGGTCAAAAGGCTTATGAAATGATGTCCTGCTATGAAGGATTGCTCGAATTATATAAAATCACCAATGAACCACGATATTTATCAGCTGTGGAAAAGACCGTCCGCAATATCATTGATACGGAGATCAATGTCGCCGGGTCGGGAAGCGCTTTTGAATGCTGGTATCATGGTAAGACGTTGCAGACCAGGCCTACTTATCATACTATGGAGACCTGTGTTACTATGACCTGGATGAAATTATGCCAGACATTATTGTCGCTCACAGGAAATCCTGTTTATGCCGATCAGATAGAAACAACCACATACAACGCACTTCTGGCTTCAATGAAAGACGATGCATCACAGATTGCAAAGTATAGTCCGTTGGAAGGTCAGCGGCATCCTGGGGAAGAACAATGCGGAATGCATATCAATTGTTGTAATGCGAACGGGCCGAGAGGTTTTGCTCTTTTGCCCCAGTTTGCAGTGATGACTTCACAGCGTGATATGTTTATCAATCTTTATGCAGATTTCTCCAAGGAGATAGTATTGGATAAAAAGAAAAAGGTCAGGATAAAACAACAGACGGATTATCCGGAGAAGGGAACTGTCAGGATAGAAATTGATCCTGACCGGGTGGAGTCATTTGTCGTTTCTTTACGTATTCCTGCCTGGAGTAAGGAAAATACAGTATCCGTGAATGGCGAAAAACTGGATGGAGTGGTCTCTGGTACTTATTATAAGATCGACAGAAGCTGGAAAAAAGGTGATGTGATTACATTGGAACTCGATGTCCGGGGCCGGGTGATGAAAGAAAATGGTTATGCTGCCATAGTAAAGGGACCTGTCGTTTTGGCCCGTGATACCCGCTTTGCCGATGGATTTGTGGATGAAACCGCCCGGATCGACTCAAAAGACGGTTATGTACAGCTGCTTCCGGTGAACAATGTGAACGGGATATGGATGTCTTTTACTGCACCATTGGTATTAGGGACTGATCTGGAAGGGGAAGGTAAACTTCCGCGGCAAATCCATTTTTGTGATTTTGCATCTGCAGGGAATACATGGAAAAACGATGTTCGTTACAGGATATGGATACCTGAAACTTTAAATGTAATGAACACGACCTATCAGCCGTATTGACTTATAAGAGAGGGTGTATCACAACGTGATTTCACCCTCTCTTTATTCGGATACCTATCTGAGAACAAATCCGAATATTCAATTCTCAGAGACTTAATTTCTATTTTGAGACATCCTCCTTTTTCTTAAAGTAACAAAGGGTAGAAAAGATAATGATAAGTTGTCGAAATATACCGCAGTTGCCTTAGATTGCTCAACTTTCATCTGCTATATTTCGCTCAACAGGAGAGACTAATCCTATTTGCTGTGTTTGCGTTTTCACTAACGAACAAAACCATATGATTCTTAAAATACTCTATTCAATCACGCTTTTCATTCTTACCATCCTAACAATGTCGGTTTGAAAAATAATAATAGTAGTAGTATACTAACAAAAAAATAAATATTAACCACTATTTTATTAACTAATAAATATTTATCGGATTTCATGCTAAATTTTTCAATAATTTTTGCACATCTTTTTTCTCTATAAAGCAATCCACATACAATAATAAAAAAGATTGGCACAAAAGCTCCTATTCGAAAAGTAAAGACATAGTAATTTCTTGTTATAGACACAAGAACTAAAAAATTAAATGTAAGTAAAAAAGACATTAAAAATATTGCTGGAGACTTTACGTATTCTTGTCCCTTTGATTTTTCAGCTCTCTTATAAAAGCTATAAAAAATATGATCAAGTATCATTTTATATTATTAAAATATGGATGATTCATCATTTGATTATTAGAAGACTTTAAGCCTTTTAATGCTCTTTTGGGCAATGTCTTAGAATGTTCTTTATTTACTGACACAGTCGAATAAGCTCCTAAAAATGGTATTCCTAATGGATTGATACATGCCCAAGTAGATAATGTTGATCCAATCCCAAATTCTGTTATCGAGTAAACGACCGCTTAACAACAACTACATATCCAGCTTAACTGAGGGCTTATTTGTTCGTCGTAATTTTATATCTTGATATTTTAATTTATTTTGGTTGACAATAATTATTTCATACTCCCCATCCATATAGCCATTTGATATTGTTTTGAGGAAGCTGGCTTCTTCGCATTTTAATATTATGAATTTATTATTTGTAATTTCCCATTCTCCATTACAGTTTGGGTTGGCATCCTGAGATTTTATACTAAATGAAAATGTACTATCTTTATTAAGAGTCAACAGATATTGGTATCTGAAACCATGGTTTTTACCTTGGCTATAATAAGAACCACTAATATCCTTATATCTTACTCTCTGACTTCCACATGCTGTAATCATGCAAACCACACATATTATTATAAAATTTCTATTGATCATAAAAAAATCTAAAATCATCTATCCCCATTCTATTTAGATCATAAACATAACCATATTATTCACACATTATATACATAAGAGTTAATAGAGTAATATTTCTCTTTCAGTGGATCCGGCACCATCCCTCTGAAAATTGTGGAGCCATCATCCTTGCTCTGTAATCCAGCCATCCTGTT
This DNA window, taken from Bacteroidales bacterium, encodes the following:
- a CDS encoding glycoside hydrolase family 127 protein, which translates into the protein MKGYHVSFFKFIAFLMIISCSVHAQKIRVPFAVPDKIESGDPSSIKLGSYLGGRIDACIESRVKGQDVNHLVIPFFNKTETRRWQSEFWGKWMLGAVLSYRYTHDPVLLDSITTSVNKLLASQLPNGYIGNYSEEAQLKEWDVWGRKYSLLGLLSYYDLTGDKKVLDACRRAADHLLGQVGPGKLNIVTTGNYHGMASSSILEPIIYLYQRTGEVRYLDFAKYIVDQWETEAGPRLISKAELGIPVADRFPHPKTIQKSWFSPFNGQKAYEMMSCYEGLLELYKITNEPRYLSAVEKTVRNIIDTEINVAGSGSAFECWYHGKTLQTRPTYHTMETCVTMTWMKLCQTLLSLTGNPVYADQIETTTYNALLASMKDDASQIAKYSPLEGQRHPGEEQCGMHINCCNANGPRGFALLPQFAVMTSQRDMFINLYADFSKEIVLDKKKKVRIKQQTDYPEKGTVRIEIDPDRVESFVVSLRIPAWSKENTVSVNGEKLDGVVSGTYYKIDRSWKKGDVITLELDVRGRVMKENGYAAIVKGPVVLARDTRFADGFVDETARIDSKDGYVQLLPVNNVNGIWMSFTAPLVLGTDLEGEGKLPRQIHFCDFASAGNTWKNDVRYRIWIPETLNVMNTTYQPY